In the genome of Streptomyces fagopyri, the window CCGCGGAGTCCGTCCCGAACGTCTCCCGGGTACGTTCCAGCAGGGCCGGGATCGTCTCGCCGCCCCGCACGATGGTGCCCGCGAGCGACGACATGGTCTCCGCCTCGGCGGTGGCGCGGGCGGCGCGCCGGGACAGCCGCAGCGAACGGTCGACGACGGCCGCGACCGTGGCGGCGACGACCGTGAAGACGCCCACCGCGAGCACGGCGTTGGGATCGGCGAGCGTGAACGAGCCGACCGGCGGGATGAACCAGTAGTTGAGCAGCAGCGACGCCGTGACCGAGGCGATCACGGCCGAGGCGACACCGCCGATGCAGGCCACCCCCACCACCGTGAGCAGGAACAGCAGCGCCTCACTGGTGAGGTTGACCGTGCCGCGCACCTGGGCGAGCAGAAGCGTGAGCAGCACCGGCAGGACGAGTCCGGCGACCGGCCCGGCGACCAGCCGCGCGGTCGGCAGCGTACGGCGCCTCGACGGCAGCAGCGTGCCCCGGCCCGCCCGTTCGTGCGTGACCATGTGGACGTCGATGTCGGCGCAGAGCCCGACCACCGTCTCTCCGGTGCCGCGTCCGGTGACGAAGCGTTCGACGCGCCCGCGGCGGCTGGTGCCGAGGACGAGCTGGGTGGCGTTCTCGGCCCGCGCGAAGTCGACCAGCGCGGTGGCGACGTCGTCGCCGACGACCGAGTGGTAGCTGCCGCCGAGGTTCTCGACCAGCCGCCGCTGCCGGGCCAGGGAGGCGTGCGAGGCACCCGCGGCGAGGGTGTCGCTGCGTGTCACGTGCACGGCGAGCAGATCGCTGCCGGCCCGCGGGGCCGCCCCCGCGCCTACCGGTCCGAGAGCGTCGGGGGCGTGCGGGAGGCCCGCGATCCGGGCGGCGCGCCGAATGAGGGTGTCGCCCTCACCGCCGCCGGTGAGCGCGACCACGACCCGCTCGCGGGGCTCCCGTCCGCCGTCGCCCGCGCGCTCCGGGCGGTACGAGCGCAGCGCCTCGTCGACGCGGTCGGCCATCCACAGCAGGGCGAGCCGGCGCAGCGCGGTCAGGTTGGCGGGGCGGAAGTGGTCGGCGAGGGCCGCGTCGATCCGTTCGGGCGCGTAGATGGTGCCGTGCGCCATCCGGCGGCGCAGGTCCCGCGGGTCCATGTCCACCAGTTCGATCCGGTCGGCGCGGCGGACCGCCTCGTCGGGCACGGTCTCGCGCTGCGGTACCCGCGTGATCCGCTCGACGACGTCGCCGAGCGACTCCAGGTGCTGGATGTCCAGCGCCGTGATGACGTCGATCCCGGCGGCCAGCAGCTCCTCGATGTCCTGGCGGCGGTTCGGGTTGCGGCCGCCACCGGGCACGTTGGCGTGGGCGAAGTCGTCGACGATCACGACCTGCGGGCGGCGCGCGAGGACCGCGGCGAGGTCCATCTCCTCGCGCTCCTCACCCCGGTGGCGGCAGCGGACCGGGGCCACCGGCTCCAGTCCTTCGAGCATCGCCTCGGTGTGCGGGCGTCCGTGGCACCGCGCGACCCCCACCACCACGTCGGCGCCGCGCGCCGCCCGGCGGTGTCCCTCGTCGAGCATGCGGTAGGTCTTGCCGACGCCCGGGGCAGCCCCGAGGTAGACCTTCAGCCGTCCGGGCCGCACCTCACGCGTCGGCCTTGCATCGTTCATCACCCCCAGCCAAGCCCCGGCGCCGGCGCAGCGCAGCGCTCTTGACGCTTCCCTGGCGCCGCTCCGGGGGAAGTTGACACCGCCTTGACGGGCGGCCGGCCCGCCCCGCGACGCTGGGGCGGGTGGGGCAGGACCACACCCACGGGGTGCGCCGCCCGGCCCGTCCCCTGCCCTGTCCGCCGCCCGGCCCCGGCGCTCGGCCCGCGACGCCCGGCGCACCCGGTGCCCGGCGTGCCCGATATTCCCGTGATGCGCGACCGGTCACTCCTGACGCAAGCTTGATCCGTCCGGATCCCGTGTCCGCGGTGCTGAGCGGATCCCACGCGCCGTCCGCGCGTCCACGTCGGCTGACCCCGGGGTTCTTCGCCCCCGCGTCAAGAGTCGGTCGGGGGGCGGTCGCCCGTGACGCTCACCGTGAAACCGAACACCGCCCCTCCCCCTTCCCGCCGAAAGGCGAACGACGCCCCGCCGTGCGCCACGGCGACCTCCCGCACGATGGACAGCCCGAGCCCGGACCCGGGCAGACTGCGCGCGTCGGCCGCCCGGAAGAACCGGTCGAAGACACGCACGAGATCCCCCTCGGCGATACCCGGCCCCCGGTCGAGCACCTCGATCCGGACACTGCCCGGCCGGCCGACGCCACCACCGGTACCGCCACCGGAACCCGTACCCACCGGCCCCGTGACCGCGATCTCGATCGGCACCTTCCCGTCCCGGTCGAACTTCACCGCGTTCTCCACCAGGTTCGACACGGCCCGCTGCAACGCCGTCGGACGCCCGTCCACCGTCGTGTCCCCGCTCACCCGCAGGGCGACGTCGCGCCCGCTGCGCCGCCGCGCGACGATCGCGACGTCCTCGGCCAGGTCGGCGAGATCGATCCGCCGGACGGGCTCGGTGTCGGACTGCCCGGCCGCGAGCGCCACCAGCTCGTTGACGAGGTCGGTCAGCTCACGTGACTCCTGGGCGAGGTCGGCGACCAGTTCCTCCCGGGCCTCGGGCGGCAGTTCGTCGATGCGCCGGAGCATCGAGATGTTCGTGCGCAGGGAGGTCAGCGGCGTACGGAGTTCGTGCCCCGCGTCCTGGACGAGCCGCCGCTGGTCCTCCTCCGATCGGGCGAGACGTCCGAGCATCCGGTCGAAGGAGCGGCCGAGCCGTGCCACCTCGTCGTGTCCGGCGACGGGCACCTGGATGCCGAGCCGCCCGGTGCGCGCCACGTCCTCGGCGGCCCCCGCCAGCCGCACCAGCCGCCGGGTGATCCGCCGCGCGAGCCACCATCCGAACAGCCCGGCCGCGATCACCACCGCTCCGACGAGCAGCACGGTCCGCTGCTGGAGCTCCCGCAGCAGATCCTCCGTGTCGCTGAACTGCTGCGCGACCTGCACCGCGCCCCGCCCGCCGCCGAGCGCCACCGTGGCCACCCGGTAGAGGTCCCCTCCGACGTCCACCTCCCGGTGCTCCACCCACGTACCCGCGGCCGGGGACGCGGCGATCCGCCGGTCGCCGGCGACGACGGGCAGCACCGGTCTCCCGTGGTCGGCGACCGCCCCGCCGCGCCCGAGCACCTGTACGTCCGTACGGCTGGGCCGGATGATGTCGTCGAGCGGCCCGTCGTGGTCGGGGTCGGACGACGAGAAGTCGCCCGGGTCGAGCGGCGTCTCCCGGACCTGGCCGCGCAGGTCTTGCACCACCTCGGAGAAGACGGTCTGCTGGTCCACGCGCACCAGCCGGGCCGCGGCGTCGTAACTGAGGAACCCGACGAGGACCGTGACCGCGGCGGCCACGGCCGCGAACGACAGGGTGAAGGTCGCCCGCAGGGAGGACAGCCGCCGGGGCCGCAGCCCCGTGAGCCATCCCGGGGGCACTCAGTCCTCCCTCAGGACGTACCCCACGCCCCGCACTGTGTGGATCAGCGCCGGCGCCCCCGGCCCGTCGAGTTTGCGCCGCAGGTATCCCACGTAGACGGCGAGGTTCTTGGAGCCGGGTCCGAAGTCGTAGCCCCAGATGCGGTCGTAGATCGTGGCGTGGTCGAGGACGATGCCCGCGTTGCGGACGAGGAGTTCGAGCAGTTCGAACTCGGTGCGGGTGAGCTCCAGCTCGCGCTGCCCCCGCCAGGCGCGACGCGCCTGGATGTCCATGTGCAGCCCGGCCGCGGCGAGCTGCCCGGGGGCCTCCCGGGGCACCGGTGCCGACACGGGGACCGGGGCGGACGCGCCCTCCGGTCCTGCGGCGGGGGCGGCGTTCACCGGGCTGGTCCGGCGCAGCAGGGCCCGCAGCCGGGCGAACACCTCCTCCACGTCGAAGGGCTTGACCACGTAGTCGTCGGCCCCGGCGTCCAGGCCCGCGATGCGGTCGGCCGTCTCGACCAGGGCGGTGAGCATCAGGATCGGTGTGCGGTCCCCCTCCGCGCGCAGCACGCGGCAGACCTGGAGTCCGTCGATGCCGGGCATCATGACGTCCAGGAGCAAAATGTCCGGTGGGGTGCGGTGGGCCTGCGCCAGCGCCTCGACGCCGTCGGCGACGGCCGTCACCGCGTAGCCCTCCAGCGTCAGCGCCCTTTCCAGGGCATGGCGGATGGCACGGTCGTCCTCGGCGAGCAGCACAGTCTGGGGCACCTCACCAGTCTGCCAAGCCCCTGGCCGCGCACCACCTGATGAGCCAGGTGAGCGTGGGCTTCTTACCCGGCTCTCACCCCTCCCCGCGCGGGCCCCTTACCTCGCCGGGTCACTGTGTCCCGTATGCCAGGACGGACCGGCGGACCGGGGACGTACCGGGGAAGGCGTGTCCTACGAAGCGCTCGATGAGCGTGTCACCGCCGTGCCGTGCCTATGCCATCGGCGGCACCGGACGAACGGACCGCGGCCCCGCGCCGTGACCCGCTCTCGTCCGGTGTCACCCGGTGGCGCCCGGTGTCCGTCCGGGATCACCCGGTGCACGCCCGGCCGGCCCGGGGAGCCCCCCCGATCCGGGTCGTTCCGGTGCGGAGGGGGTGGGCCGGAAGCGCACGACGGTTGCGGCCCACCCCTGCCCCTGCCCGTGTCCCTGCCGCGAGCCGCCGGCCCCCGCCCTTCCGGTCCGCTCGCCTACGGCCGCAGCGCGGCGAGCTGCTGCTCGAAAGGGACGACCTCGAAGCCACCGCCGGACGCGACCCGCGCGGGTACGCCGTGCACGGGAGTGGTGCCGCCCTGGACGGGCACGGTCCCGGCCGGAGCGGGCACGGTCCCCGTCGTGTCGGTTCCCGCGCCGGCCGCACCCGTCGCCGCACCGGCAGCCGCCGCGAGCCCCCTCATCAGTGCCGCCAGTTCCCCCGCCGCGCGGTCGATCCGTTCGGCCAGTCCCTCCGCGCCCCAGTCCTCCGAGGCGGCGTACACCGCGGTCGGTACGACGACGGCGCGCAGGTGGGCGAAGAGCGGGCGCATGGCGTGTTCGAGCACGAGGGAGTGCCGCGAAGAGCCGCCGGTCGCGGCGATCAGGACCGGCTTCCCGGCGAGCGCGTCCTTGTCCAGTACGTCGAAGAAGGACTTGAACAGACCGCTGTACGACGCCGAGAACACCGGCGTGACGACGATCAGGCCGTCCGCCGCCGTCACGGCGTCGAGCGCGGAGCCCAGCGCCCGTCCGGGGAACCCGTTGGTGAGGTTGTGCGCGATCTCGACCGCGAGGTCGCGCAGTTCGACGACCTCGACCCGCGCGGCGGTTCCGCCGGCGGTCGCCGCCGCCAGCCGGTCGGCCAGCAGCCGGGTGGACGACGGGACGCTCAGCCCCGCCGAGACGACGACGAGCCTCATACGGCGGTCACCTCCCGGGCGGCGGCCACACGGGCCTGGTGGGTCGGGGCGTCGGGCACCGTGGCCGGACGGTTCTTCGCGAACTCCGCGCGCAGGACGGGAACGACCTCCTCGCCCAGCATGTCGAGCTGCTCCAGCACGGTCTTCAGCGGCAGTCCGGCGTGGTCCACCAGGAACAGCTGCCGCTGGTAGTCACCGGCGTACTCCCGGAAGGTCAGCGTCTTCTCGATGACCTGCTGGGGCGAGCCGACGGTCAGCGGTGTCTGGTCGGTGAAGTCCTCCAGGGACGGCCCGTGCCCGTACACCGGCGCGTTGTCGAAGTAGGGCCGGAACTCGCGCACGGCGTCCTGCGAGTTGCGCCGCATGAAGACCTGACCGCCCAGGCCGACGATGGCCTGCTCGGCGGTGCCGTGCCCGTAGTGCGCGTACCGGGTCCGGTACAGCTCGACCATCCGGCGGGTGTGGTCGGCGGGCCAGAAGATGTTGTTGTGGAAGAAGCCGTCGCCGTAGTACGCGGCCTGCTCGGCGATCTCCGGGGAGCGGATCGAGCCGTGCCAGACGAACGGCGCCACCCCGTCGAGCGGCCGGGGGGTCGACGTGAACGACTGTAGAGGCGTGCGGAACTTGCCCTCCCACGTCACCACGTCCTCGCGCCACAGGCGGTGCAGCAGCGCGTAGTTCTCGACGGCGAGGTTGATGCCCTGGCGGATGTCCTGTCCGAACCAGGGGTAGACCGGCCCGGTGTTGCCGCGGCCCATCATCACGTCGACCCGGCCCTCCGCGAGGTGCTGGAGCATCGCGAAGTCCTCGGCGATCTTCACCGGGTCGTTGGTGGTGATCAGGGTGGTGGAGGTGGACAGGATGAGCTTCTCGGTGCGCGCAGCGACGTAGCCGAGCATCGTGGTCGGCGACGAGGGCACGAACGGCGGGTTGTGGTGCTCGCCGGTCGCGAAGACGTCCAGGCCGACCTCTTCCGCCTTCTGCGCGATGGCGACCATGGCCTTGATGCGCTCGTGCTCGCTCGGTGACCGGCCGGTGGTCGGATCCGGTGTCACGTCGCCGACGGTGAATATCCCGAACTGCATGGTCGCTCGCCCTCCAGGTTGTTTACTATTCAACTATACCCGCAAACGACGACCCCAGGCGACCTATTCCCGCACCCCCCCAGGGCGCCGTTCCGGCCCCGCGATCCGGGCCCCGCGACCACCCGAGGACACGCCCGCGTCCTCGGCCGTGACGGACCGCGCCAGGGCGTGTCCGCCTCCTCCCGGCCCCGTCCGGCCTCTCTCATCCCCCTCCCGGCCCCTCCCTTCCCCCGTCCGGCCCCTCTCGTCCCCCTCCCGGCCCCTCTCGTCCCCCTCCCGGCCCCTCCCGGCCCCTCCCGGCTCCTCTCGTCCCCCTCCCGGCCCCTCCCGGCTCCTCTCGTCCCCCCGCCCGGCGGACCGGCCGCGGGACGGACACCGCCGACACACGCCCCGGTGCCACGGCAGACGACGTCCGCGCCGTCGCACTGCCCGGCCCCCGCCGGCGGACGTCGCCCGCCCCGGCGCTAGAAGGCGTACGAGTCACCCGTGTCCAGCGCGAGCACCCGCTGCCGGTCGTTGGCGTGGTTGCGGTCCACCGCGCCACCGCCCCACACCGTGTCGATCTCCAGCATCACCTCGGTCGGCGCCGCCCTCAGCCGTACCCTCAGTTCGATCGGACCCCCGAGCCCGTCCGCCGGCAACTCCCCCGTCCGGCACACCACGCTGCGCCCGCCGGAGCGCGCGCAGCCCCCCGGCAGCCGCTGCTCGTCCGCGAGCGGGACCGACCAGCGCAGCCGGACCGTCGCTTCGGCGACCGGGCTCGGGCCGTGGTTCTGCGGGGTGAGCCGCAGGTCGAAGAGCCCGGCCGCCATGGCCACGGAGCCGTGGTAGGCGAGGTCGGCCTCCGGGGACAGGGCCCGGACCGGGCACGCCCCGGCCACCACCACGACCGCCCCCGCACCCATCGCACCCACCGCAGAGAGAATCCGCATGCCGTCACTTCCTTCGCTCGGAACACCCAGAACGCTCATCAGGTCACCCGATGTATGCCACCCCTGGCCGCCGGCAGGCGCCCTCCAACAGGTGACGGCGGCCGCGCGGAACACCCGTGCGAAAGTGACGGCATGGTGATCGTCCGCTCCGTGGTCCTCTTCGTCGTCGCCGCGCTCTTCGAGATCGGCGGCGCCTGGCTGGTCTGGCAAGGCGTCCGCGAGCACCGCGGCTGGCTCTGGATCGGCGCCGGCGTCATGGCCCTGGGTGTCTACGGCTTCGTGGCCACGCTCCAGCCGGACGCCGAGTTCGGCCGCGTCCTCGCCGCGTACGGCGGGGTCTTCGTGGCCGGCTCGCTCGTCTGGGGCATGGTCGCGGACGGCTACCGCCCCGACCGCTGGGACGTCACCGGCGCGCTGATCTGCCTCGCCGGGATGGCCGTGATCATGTACGCGCCGCGCGGCGGCCGCTGAGACGGCCCGCCCGGGGAACGGACGGACCCGACGCGCGCGACGGCCGCCTGCCTATCCTGGCCCGGACCGATCACCGCATGCCGTACACCCGTGCGCGCGCCCCGACGCGCGCGCGGCCGTACGCCGTACGCCTCAGGAGCAGCCCATGACGTCCGCCGCGCCCTCCGCCTCCTCCCGCATCGCCGTCATCACCGGCGCGAGCAGCGGCATCGGCGCGGCGACGGCCCGGCAGCTCGCCGCGGCCGGTTACCGCGTCGTCCTGACCGCCCGCCGCAAGGACCGCATCGAGGCACTGGCCGAGGAGATCAACGCGGCGGGGCACCAGGCCGCCGCGTACACGCTGGACGTGACGGACCGCGCGGCGGTCGACGAGTTCGCCACGGCCTTCCGGACGATCGGCGTCCTGGTCAACAACGCGGGCGGCGCGCTGGGCGCCGACCCGGTGGCCACCGGCGACCCGGCCGAGTGGCGACTGATGTACGAGACGAACGTCATCGGCACCCTGAACGTCACCCAGGCCCTGCTGCCCGCCCTCACCGCCAGCGGCGACGGAACGGTGGTGGTGCTCTCCTCCACCGCCGGTCACGGCACCTACGAGGGCGGCGCCGGATACGTCGCGGCCAAGCACGCCGAGCACGTCCTCGCCGAGACCCTCCGGCTGGAGATCGTCGGCACCCCGGTCCGTGTCATCGAGGTCGCGCCCGGCATGGTCAAGACGGACGAGTTCGCGCTGACCCGCTTCGGCGGCGACACGGAGAAGGCGGCGAAGGTGTACGCGGGCGTGGCCGAGCCGCTCACCGCCGACGACGTGGCGGACACCATCACCTGGGCGGTCACCCGCCCCAGCCACGTCAACATCGACCTCCTCGTGGTGCGCCCCCGCGCCCAGGCCTCCAACACGAAGGTCCACCGGGAGCTGTGATGCCGGACGACACGCCGGAGGCGCTCTCCCCGGAGCAACGCCGGCTGGCCGAGGAGAAGAAGAACGAACGCATGGTCTGGTACTACCTCGCGTACTTCCTCTTCGGCATCCACGTCGTGGCGTTCGTGATGATCTACGCCGTGATGCACGCGAAGTAGCTCCCCCCGTACGTGAGCGGGGCCCGGACCGGTGGCGACGGTCCGGGCCCCGCTCACGGTTCAGCCCTTCACACAGACGACCTGCTTCAGCTTCGCCACGACCTCCACGAGGTCGCGCTGCTGCTCGATGACCTGCTCGATCGGCTTGTACGCGCCCGGGATCTCGTCGACGACGCCGGAGTCCTTGCGGCACTCGACGCCCCGCGTCTGCTCCTCCAGGTCCCGCGTCGAGAAGCGGCGCTTGGCCTCGTTGCGGCTCATGCGCCGGCCCGCGCCGTGCGAAGCCGAGTTGAAGGACTTCTCGTTGCCGAGACCCTTCACGATGTACGAGCCCGTCCCCATCGACCCCGGAATGATGCCGAACTCCCCCGCCCGGGCACTGATGGCGCCCTTGCGCGTGACGAGGAGGTCCATGCCTTCGTAGCGCTCGATGTTGACGTAGTTGTGATGGCAGCTGACCTCCGGCTCGAAGGCCGGCTTCGCCTTGCCGAACTCCTTGCGGATCACGTTCTTCAGGAGCCCCATCATCAGCGTGCGGTTGTACTTCGCGTACTCCTGCGCCCAGAACAGGTCGTTGCGGTACGCCGCCATCTGCGGGGTGTCGGCGACGAAGACCGCCAGGTCACGGTCGACGAGGCCCTGGTTGTGCGGGAGTTTCTGGGCCACGCCCATGTGGTGCTCGGCCAGTTCCTTGCCGATGTTCCGCGAACCGGAGTGCAGCATCAGCCAGACGGAACCCGTCGTGTCCGTGCAGATCTCCACGAAGTGATTCCCCGAACCGAGCGTCCCCATCTGCTTCGTGGCACGCTCCTGACGGAACTTGACCGCCTCGGCCACTCCGTCGAACCGCCCCCAGAAGTCGTCCCACCCCGCCGCGGCCAGTCCGTACACGTCGCCGGGCTCGACCGGCGCGTCGTGCATCCCCCGCCCCACCGGAATCGCCTGCTCGACCTTCGACCGGAGCCTGGACAGATCCCCCGGCAGGTCGTTGACGGTCAGCGAGGTCTTGACCGCGGACATCCCGCAGCCGATGTCGACGCCCACCGCCGCCGGGCACACCGCGTCCCGCATCGCGATGACCGACCCCACCGTGGCACCCTTCCCGAAATGCACGTCCGGCATCACGGCGAGGCCCTTGATCCACGGCAGTGTCGCCACGTTCCGCAGCTGGCGCAGCGCGACGTCCTCGACCGACGCCGGGTCGGCCCACATACGGATGGGCACCTGCGCACCCGGCATCTCCACGTACGACATAACATCCCCATTCCCCCGGAAACCAACAAAAGTCACAGAACGCAAAAGCGGTGCCAAGGTCGACGTACAGGACAACGGACCGGCGTCCACGGCAGTGCGTGCGATACACATTGTCTTCAGGG includes:
- a CDS encoding ATP-binding protein; amino-acid sequence: MNDARPTREVRPGRLKVYLGAAPGVGKTYRMLDEGHRRAARGADVVVGVARCHGRPHTEAMLEGLEPVAPVRCRHRGEEREEMDLAAVLARRPQVVIVDDFAHANVPGGGRNPNRRQDIEELLAAGIDVITALDIQHLESLGDVVERITRVPQRETVPDEAVRRADRIELVDMDPRDLRRRMAHGTIYAPERIDAALADHFRPANLTALRRLALLWMADRVDEALRSYRPERAGDGGREPRERVVVALTGGGEGDTLIRRAARIAGLPHAPDALGPVGAGAAPRAGSDLLAVHVTRSDTLAAGASHASLARQRRLVENLGGSYHSVVGDDVATALVDFARAENATQLVLGTSRRGRVERFVTGRGTGETVVGLCADIDVHMVTHERAGRGTLLPSRRRTLPTARLVAGPVAGLVLPVLLTLLLAQVRGTVNLTSEALLFLLTVVGVACIGGVASAVIASVTASLLLNYWFIPPVGSFTLADPNAVLAVGVFTVVAATVAAVVDRSLRLSRRAARATAEAETMSSLAGTIVRGGETIPALLERTRETFGTDSAELVDRPPPPGTDTGAVVVVPAGPGSHLVLRGRPLASSERRVLAAFAAHVGSAVERARLAEAAAEVEPVRAADRMRTALLRAVGHDLRTPLAAGWAAVASLRSRDVEFSAADRDELLATADESMAKLNRLVENLLDLSRLQAGVLCLNLRATALEEVLPAALADVPGVEVGDLERLPAVLADPPLLERVIANLAGNAARHTSEGRPVLLTASAHAGRVEVRIVDRGPGIPPSDRDRVFEPFQRLGDTDNSTGLGLGLALSRGLTEAMNGTLVPEDTPGGGLTMVLSLPCARDAENDVPATPLP
- a CDS encoding sensor histidine kinase, whose product is MPPGWLTGLRPRRLSSLRATFTLSFAAVAAAVTVLVGFLSYDAAARLVRVDQQTVFSEVVQDLRGQVRETPLDPGDFSSSDPDHDGPLDDIIRPSRTDVQVLGRGGAVADHGRPVLPVVAGDRRIAASPAAGTWVEHREVDVGGDLYRVATVALGGGRGAVQVAQQFSDTEDLLRELQQRTVLLVGAVVIAAGLFGWWLARRITRRLVRLAGAAEDVARTGRLGIQVPVAGHDEVARLGRSFDRMLGRLARSEEDQRRLVQDAGHELRTPLTSLRTNISMLRRIDELPPEAREELVADLAQESRELTDLVNELVALAAGQSDTEPVRRIDLADLAEDVAIVARRRSGRDVALRVSGDTTVDGRPTALQRAVSNLVENAVKFDRDGKVPIEIAVTGPVGTGSGGGTGGGVGRPGSVRIEVLDRGPGIAEGDLVRVFDRFFRAADARSLPGSGLGLSIVREVAVAHGGASFAFRREGGGAVFGFTVSVTGDRPPTDS
- a CDS encoding response regulator transcription factor yields the protein MPQTVLLAEDDRAIRHALERALTLEGYAVTAVADGVEALAQAHRTPPDILLLDVMMPGIDGLQVCRVLRAEGDRTPILMLTALVETADRIAGLDAGADDYVVKPFDVEEVFARLRALLRRTSPVNAAPAAGPEGASAPVPVSAPVPREAPGQLAAAGLHMDIQARRAWRGQRELELTRTEFELLELLVRNAGIVLDHATIYDRIWGYDFGPGSKNLAVYVGYLRRKLDGPGAPALIHTVRGVGYVLRED
- a CDS encoding FMN reductase, encoding MRLVVVSAGLSVPSSTRLLADRLAAATAGGTAARVEVVELRDLAVEIAHNLTNGFPGRALGSALDAVTAADGLIVVTPVFSASYSGLFKSFFDVLDKDALAGKPVLIAATGGSSRHSLVLEHAMRPLFAHLRAVVVPTAVYAASEDWGAEGLAERIDRAAGELAALMRGLAAAAGAATGAAGAGTDTTGTVPAPAGTVPVQGGTTPVHGVPARVASGGGFEVVPFEQQLAALRP
- a CDS encoding LLM class flavin-dependent oxidoreductase — encoded protein: MQFGIFTVGDVTPDPTTGRSPSEHERIKAMVAIAQKAEEVGLDVFATGEHHNPPFVPSSPTTMLGYVAARTEKLILSTSTTLITTNDPVKIAEDFAMLQHLAEGRVDVMMGRGNTGPVYPWFGQDIRQGINLAVENYALLHRLWREDVVTWEGKFRTPLQSFTSTPRPLDGVAPFVWHGSIRSPEIAEQAAYYGDGFFHNNIFWPADHTRRMVELYRTRYAHYGHGTAEQAIVGLGGQVFMRRNSQDAVREFRPYFDNAPVYGHGPSLEDFTDQTPLTVGSPQQVIEKTLTFREYAGDYQRQLFLVDHAGLPLKTVLEQLDMLGEEVVPVLRAEFAKNRPATVPDAPTHQARVAAAREVTAV
- a CDS encoding YnfA family protein; translation: MVIVRSVVLFVVAALFEIGGAWLVWQGVREHRGWLWIGAGVMALGVYGFVATLQPDAEFGRVLAAYGGVFVAGSLVWGMVADGYRPDRWDVTGALICLAGMAVIMYAPRGGR
- a CDS encoding SDR family NAD(P)-dependent oxidoreductase, whose amino-acid sequence is MTSAAPSASSRIAVITGASSGIGAATARQLAAAGYRVVLTARRKDRIEALAEEINAAGHQAAAYTLDVTDRAAVDEFATAFRTIGVLVNNAGGALGADPVATGDPAEWRLMYETNVIGTLNVTQALLPALTASGDGTVVVLSSTAGHGTYEGGAGYVAAKHAEHVLAETLRLEIVGTPVRVIEVAPGMVKTDEFALTRFGGDTEKAAKVYAGVAEPLTADDVADTITWAVTRPSHVNIDLLVVRPRAQASNTKVHREL
- a CDS encoding RtcB family protein, which translates into the protein MSYVEMPGAQVPIRMWADPASVEDVALRQLRNVATLPWIKGLAVMPDVHFGKGATVGSVIAMRDAVCPAAVGVDIGCGMSAVKTSLTVNDLPGDLSRLRSKVEQAIPVGRGMHDAPVEPGDVYGLAAAGWDDFWGRFDGVAEAVKFRQERATKQMGTLGSGNHFVEICTDTTGSVWLMLHSGSRNIGKELAEHHMGVAQKLPHNQGLVDRDLAVFVADTPQMAAYRNDLFWAQEYAKYNRTLMMGLLKNVIRKEFGKAKPAFEPEVSCHHNYVNIERYEGMDLLVTRKGAISARAGEFGIIPGSMGTGSYIVKGLGNEKSFNSASHGAGRRMSRNEAKRRFSTRDLEEQTRGVECRKDSGVVDEIPGAYKPIEQVIEQQRDLVEVVAKLKQVVCVKG